A single Parachlamydiales bacterium DNA region contains:
- a CDS encoding M50 family metallopeptidase gives MFTALTKIPVHIQPTFWLLAALIAWMNATGLLEIFIWVGVIILSILIHEYGHALTAVAFKQRATIELVMYGGVTRRSGKPLSKWQEFIIVFNGPLFGALLGALAYILLKNLGPHLNAISVYALTVTFYINTFWTILNLLPVFPLDGGQLLVISMQGIFGLRGLKIALLFSTIIALVAGVTFFAISALLPGIIFIMLTMESYRHWRSASSMTPTDENPAYQQQIRLADSLIKEGDIHGAEKILEGLTITTEKGVIHDTAIINLSNLYFKQGRYQSTLSLLKPFADKLDGQSLALLIQSALHANELDLITQYGNRAYQELPSYATALANAKCYARLNQATPAVGWIQCAMRDGIPNIKDVLHSPDFDLLRTNENWKNFLIKNHLPPS, from the coding sequence GTGTTCACAGCCCTTACAAAAATTCCGGTACACATCCAACCTACTTTCTGGCTCCTGGCTGCCCTTATAGCCTGGATGAATGCTACCGGTCTGCTTGAAATTTTCATCTGGGTCGGAGTTATCATCCTATCTATATTAATCCATGAATATGGACATGCCTTAACTGCCGTGGCATTTAAACAGAGAGCTACCATTGAACTTGTCATGTATGGCGGCGTTACCCGACGAAGCGGCAAACCCTTAAGCAAATGGCAAGAATTCATCATCGTATTTAACGGTCCCTTATTCGGTGCGCTATTGGGCGCGCTAGCTTACATCCTATTAAAAAACTTAGGACCACATTTAAATGCCATCTCAGTTTATGCTTTAACAGTAACATTCTATATTAACACCTTCTGGACCATCCTTAATCTGTTGCCTGTTTTTCCTTTAGATGGGGGCCAGTTATTAGTCATCTCCATGCAGGGAATTTTCGGGCTAAGAGGGTTGAAAATTGCGCTCCTCTTCAGCACTATCATCGCCCTCGTTGCAGGAGTAACCTTCTTCGCCATCTCAGCACTGCTTCCGGGAATAATTTTTATCATGCTGACAATGGAAAGCTATCGCCATTGGCGTTCTGCTAGTTCAATGACACCGACCGATGAAAACCCCGCATATCAGCAGCAAATACGCCTTGCCGACTCCCTAATAAAAGAAGGTGATATTCATGGAGCAGAAAAAATTTTGGAGGGTTTAACGATAACTACAGAGAAGGGTGTAATCCACGATACGGCAATCATTAACCTTTCTAACCTCTACTTCAAACAGGGCCGCTACCAATCCACACTATCCCTATTAAAACCATTTGCAGATAAACTGGATGGACAAAGCCTTGCTCTATTGATTCAAAGTGCCTTACACGCCAATGAACTAGATTTGATCACTCAGTATGGCAATCGAGCCTATCAAGAACTTCCTTCGTATGCTACTGCATTGGCCAACGCTAAATGTTATGCTCGCCTGAACCAAGCTACACCTGCTGTTGGGTGGATCCAATGCGCAATGCGCGATGGCATTCCAAATATCAAAGATGTTTTGCACTCCCCTGATTTTGATCTTCTAAGAACAAATGAAAATTGGAAAAATTTCCTAATTAAAAACCATCTCCCACCCTCCTAA
- the sucD gene encoding succinate--CoA ligase subunit alpha: MAILVNKNTRVITQGITGKAGKFHTEQCIAYGSHFVGGVTPGKGGQEILGLPVFDTVLEAKLETDCDASIIFVPAPYAAEAILEAEEARIPLIICITEGIPVKDMIEVAQVMRHSKTSRLIGPNCPGVITPGQCKIGIMPGYIHKPGNIGIVSRSGTLTYEAVWQTTQLSLGQSTCVGIGGDPLNGTNFIDILELFEKDPDTHGILMIGEIGGDAEEQAAEWMKRHCSKPVAAFIAGATAPPGRRMGHAGAIISGGKGTAEEKVKALKSAGAILAPTPAEMGSTMQMALNNFVKI; the protein is encoded by the coding sequence ATGGCAATACTCGTCAATAAAAATACCCGCGTCATCACCCAAGGCATCACAGGGAAAGCGGGGAAATTCCATACAGAACAATGCATCGCCTATGGCAGTCACTTTGTCGGAGGCGTCACTCCCGGTAAAGGGGGGCAGGAGATTCTTGGATTGCCCGTTTTTGATACTGTACTGGAAGCAAAACTTGAAACAGATTGCGATGCATCCATCATCTTTGTTCCTGCTCCTTATGCCGCAGAAGCTATATTAGAAGCAGAAGAAGCGCGTATTCCCCTCATTATTTGCATTACTGAAGGAATCCCGGTCAAAGATATGATAGAAGTAGCCCAAGTCATGCGCCACAGTAAAACAAGCCGTCTTATCGGACCCAACTGCCCCGGTGTCATCACACCGGGACAATGCAAAATTGGCATTATGCCAGGATATATCCATAAACCCGGTAATATCGGAATTGTTTCCCGGTCCGGAACACTCACCTATGAAGCTGTCTGGCAGACAACCCAATTAAGCCTCGGACAATCTACCTGCGTAGGAATTGGTGGAGACCCATTGAACGGAACAAACTTTATCGATATCCTAGAACTGTTCGAAAAAGATCCCGATACACACGGAATATTGATGATTGGTGAAATTGGCGGTGATGCAGAAGAACAAGCTGCTGAATGGATGAAGCGGCATTGCAGTAAACCTGTAGCTGCATTTATTGCCGGGGCAACGGCACCTCCAGGAAGACGCATGGGACATGCCGGCGCTATCATCTCCGGGGGGAAAGGCACTGCTGAAGAAAAAGTGAAGGCACTTAAATCAGCCGGAGCAATATTAGCCCCTACACCCGCCGAAATGGGATCCACAATGCAAATGGCCTTAAATAATTTTGTTAAAATATGA